TACGTGGGGTGGGTGTTGGGTGGGCCATGGGCTGTGAGAGTGACGGTGGGCTGGATGTGACCGCGCGGGGTAAACCATTTCTAGCACTTGTGCCAATCTTTTGTTTTAGATCCATCCTTCTTGGCATGGCCCAACAATTTTACTTGAATACTCCTTCAGTCCCTGAATAATTGTCGTTGTTAGTATGCGTGCcgaaagtttgactcgatttatagaaaatacgtgcaacatttgtatcttcaaataaatttattaaaaaaagcagattcaaagatctttccaatgatactaattatgtatcataaaaatcaatatttttaatatttatttagtcaaagttgtttctcaggaagcgaaaacgacagatatttagggacagagggagtatgtgtGAAATATTTCATCCGTACACTCTATTAGGATTTATTTTAGAAGTAAAAATAAAACAGATTATTTTCTGGTGAATGATAAATTCCGCTGAAAATAGTCATTGATTACAAAAGACTAATTTTCTTCCTTCACGTGTGAAGGCCAGGAAATTTTATATTAGTCTTCAAAATATAAATAAAACAATAAAAATAAGATTATACACATTAGAGTTCAGGCCCAAAACCGGCCCAGCAGCCAACACTGAAGCGTCGGCGCGAGGTTGCAGGAAGTTATTGGCGCGCGCGTTGCCGGCGCGTTGTTACGGTCCGATGATCGGACCCTAACACGCCCCGGGTATTTCCTCTGGTTGTAAAGCAGACATGTATTTATTTGTCAGTTTTTTTTAGAAACATGTATTTATTTGTTATTGGTTTTTTTGAGAGAAATTTATTTGTTATTAGTACAACTGTAGAGTGAAGATACACGCATTCTCGACATCCTGGGCCCATCTGTTGGCATCTCGGGTGGCCCCGGCCTCCAGCATAGAGTTTCCCAAGGACACGGGAAAAGACAACCGAGACATTGAACCGACGCCCTCTGCAGCTGTGCAGCAAAACCCTAGCGTCATATCTCTCTACGTGAGTCGACGGCGATGGCGGCGTCGACGGTGCCAGAAGGAAGGAAGACGACGTCGAGTTGCACCCCAGAGATTGAGCAATGCTCCCACGTGTTTGAGATCCACGGGTACAAACTCCACGAGGGCCTTGGCGTCGCCAGAGCCCTCTGCTCGGCTGCCTCCGCCATCGGCGGCTACGAGTGGACCATCTCCTACTACTCCGACGGGTACTGGGGGCAAGAATCGAGTGGGTATGCCTCCGTATTCGTCGACTTCAGGAGCAACAAAGCCTGCCCTAAAGGGGCTAAGGTGAGGGCTTTCGTCCGCTTCGGTGTCGTCGACCCGGCCACCGGCGCGTGCGAGTACATCACCCGCGGCTTCCACATTAAGCACACCGTGCTGGACCCTACTATTGCAAGCCATTCCTGGGGCTTTGGAAAGTTCATCAAGAAGCTGCATGTTGTGTACCCGAAGTACCTCACGTTCGATGATCGCCTCACCATCGTGTGCAACGTTAGTGTTGTGGTGGGCGATCGGGTGTCGGGACCGGAGACGACAGCATGCGAGAATGAGATcatcagctgctttatcagctgggtaacatatgtctttgaagagccagtaaactgactctttattctatcgaggtactcggtgaccgtgtcacactctgggattgagcccacaattgcagggtcaatcatgttctttatcacagccaaacatttcttgttggcaatgacacacttcctatgctcaagggcataggacatcttttgggattcaaaatccctctctttagttacctaatcggcatcattctcttttgtcttcctcaccggtgccacaaattcagtggaacacggtgaggtgactatccagtccaccttagacaagatgaaaaccagggcaaaacttttcttaacataaaaataacatcattttcatgccttgattccaacgttggtcaaaatcaaaacatacaactattcttatacactaattctacatcaccgttgggcagaaatagaattaatgcataaatcattaactttcacaattgttcttacatactaattctacatcaccgttgggcagaaatagaattaatgcataaatcattaacctTTATAACTGTTCTCatgcactaattctacatcaccgttgggcagaagtagaattaatgcataaatcattaaaattatcaacttttcttatacactaattctacatcaccgttgggcagaagtagaattaatgcataaatcattaaaattatgatattgttattaacaacgttggtcagaaaataacatcaTATTGATGATCATCGATATGGtcaatagtcggttgagaatcttagactcgttaagaaaagagcaaacagagtactaagacatgatagatattatccaagggtaatatggtatctctagcaactatatataccccgatctcttaactgcaacaattattaaagaccaaattaatgttttattttattgggcgcagtgtttggaaaagtttcattgagaatcaccacatgaaacattgcaaagcgccactggatgtaatcgcacacaaagtaagtactatctacatttatatatatatatatatatatatatatatatatatatatatatatatatatatatatatatatatatatatatatatatatatatataattcaattaacaccatgcatgctttcaattcaccggatcttttttctcgtaaaagtgggttctgaggcaagaacaggggaacaactactgcggatactatgtttgcgagtttatcggggcgtacacaaaaagaactcctgaagagatcctcaaaatatgttatataaatatattcatatattcacaatttcttttgttgctcatatatataagtaatcaagtgaccaacatatatatatatatatatatatatatatatatatat
This sequence is a window from Miscanthus floridulus cultivar M001 chromosome 10, ASM1932011v1, whole genome shotgun sequence. Protein-coding genes within it:
- the LOC136489558 gene encoding BTB/POZ and MATH domain-containing protein 4-like encodes the protein MAASTVPEGRKTTSSCTPEIEQCSHVFEIHGYKLHEGLGVARALCSAASAIGGYEWTISYYSDGYWGQESSGYASVFVDFRSNKACPKGAKVRAFVRFGVVDPATGACEYITRGFHIKHTVLDPTIASHSWGFGKFIKKLHVVYPKYLTFDDRLTIVCNVSVVVGDRVSGPETTACENEIISCFISWVTYVFEEPVN